One Alnus glutinosa chromosome 13, dhAlnGlut1.1, whole genome shotgun sequence genomic window, gacgtggcttttaaaatcaccacttgatcaaaattcaatagtaatcaatcacaagttcaatggtgattttaaaagccacatcatttttagacgGACATAAGAGTGACGAAAGAGTAACTAGCTTCTAACATTACTCCTAAGAACAGATGTCACATGCATGCTtggttaaatttattaaaaatgcatgtgattctcACCTACTCTAAGCACAAAAATCAATGTTTGTTTAAATTGGGTTGATctgaaagaaaactttgtccaaaataaattagtatccaaatgattttatatatatatatatatatatgctacatCATTTACCACTCCATACAATGATACAGCTTATAGGTGCAAATTCTGGATCCTTGCAGACAATTTTTAAGCAAACTTCAGAATCTGCCTCGGATTGTATAAGAACAAATTATTATGGGACGAAGCAAATGAGCAAAGAACTAGTTCCACTTCTTCAATTATCCAATTCAGCAAGAATAATAAATGTCTCCTCCTCCTTCGGACAGCTAAAggtacattattattatatcgTTTGGTagtacattttttaaaacttgcGGTGTGTTTTCAAATTGTGGGAAAGAATGCGGGTTTTTACtacatttttttaaaggttaaaccTCGATTTTACCAAATTCTTAACTgcgttttgaaatcgcaaatccaaacgaaCTCTATATATCAAAAAGTTTACACTTTTAGTTATGTCATAGATGCTAATAACAATGGAATTTCAGCATATCCCAAATGAGAATGCAAGGAAGGAGCTAGGAGATGTAGATGGCCTCACAGAAGAGAAAGTGGACAAGGTGGTGAAAGGGTTCTTAGAAGATGTGAAGGAGAATTTGATACAAGTCAAAGGTTGGCCTGCAAATATTTCTGCTTATATTGTCTCCAAGGCAGCTCTGAATGCTTATACAAGGATTCTTGCTAAGAAGTACCCCAACATTGCCATTAACTCAGTTTGTCCTGGCTATGTCAAGACGAATATTAATCAAAACACTGGGGTCTTGACTATTGAAGAAGGAGCAAAAGGTCCTGTCATGCTGGCTTTGATGCCTGATGGTGGACATTCCGGCCTATTCTTTGATAGGACGGAAGTGTCAACCTTTTTGTGATAACTGGTGCAATATATATGATGCAGTTGCTCATTTTAATGTCACATTTTGTGGTAATTTCTTCAGTTCTTGCAATTGTATTACTTTTCACTTGCATTGAATAAAAGTTTTCTATGTTACCTGTTGAGAAAGGGAtcaagaaattatttattttatgttctagaTTAGATTTTACATATAGATCGGAATCTTTTATAATTAGTTGCCCGTGTTGCATACAATTTAGATAGCCTCATAGAGAAGAGGCTGCAGGACTCACTTGTCTTGGACAATCCAGTGTACAGAGATCAATTGCTCAGGATAGGTGGGCCCAGGGTCGGAGGGAGGGGGTTGAGAGATGTCAAACGCACCCCCTCACCTCCCGAAAATTTTCTCtactctttgaattttttttcgaaAGTCCTAATTGCCCACCCTAAAAATCTCATCAAGGGGTAAGTATTTTTCAAGAGGATCAAGCTTCATGAGTCACACCATGTTCTGCCATTTTTTCACTAGTTTCTTAACCTAAAACTAGTGACCACTCACCTGCCAAAGGTTGAAGAAGATGTGGTTGAAGACGAGTAGAtgacatatttttttcttttggtaaaaacgcaccattttgtttttttgttcgtATAAACCTAAACTGATTTCCGGACATCCCTCAAATTAAACTCGACAAAGGCACTTGATTGTGCACAGGGCTCGAGATGACGGTGCACAGTTATCCCATTACTTATAGGGACTCGCACACGAATCCAGCTTGTGTGCTCTAGTTAAAACTACAACACATATGCTATAAAAATGTTCAATGACCCAGATACAGTCAAACTATTTTGGGAAAACTATCgctcttttttaattaagtataCCGATGTTACAAAACGTTCGATTGAGTGTATGCATTTATAAAAACCGTTCCATGTCAGGTATTCCGTTAGGCTTCgatgttaaatcctaacggaagtggagtcacgtgacttccacgtgattTTTAATGGCATTCTTCCTGTTATGCCCTTTAAGAAAATGATCAAATACACAAAAAGgacaaaacttataaaatgcTCCCAGACGACACCGTATTAATAGCATgcttattaatttgatttttttaatgcttaCTGTGTATTTTTATTTCCGCCATGCTTATTGAAAACAACCACCGCATGGTCCGCATACAACACCATGCACCATCTTCGAAACAATATTTCTACCCATTGAGATTTGAATACGCCCCTAGGCCTTCCATGGCAGGAGTTCTCGATCATGGCACTCGACTCATGGGACTCGACTCCACCCAATGACGTCGACGTGAAGGATGGCTTTGTACATAGCACCGAAGAGGAACCCAATTGCAGAGATTCTAGAACCACTGTAAGATCTGAATTGTAGCGTTTGCTATCTTCTCTTTCTAGTTTCTGGTTTCTTGTTCAGTGTGTATAAAGTCGAGAGAGATGGGTAGAGCCGGTTGGTGACCTTCTCGAAATGCCGGTATGGGTTATTCAGCAAGGTGGCCCAGCTTTGCTCGTCCTTCGGTGCCCACATAGCTGTCATCGTATTCTCTCCGCAAGACAGGCCCTACACGTTCGGCCACCCATCCGTGGACGCGGTGATCGAGCGGTTCCTTGGCCTCCAAGAAGACTTGAAAGATGTTGGGGCGGTGAAGAAGGTGAAGTAGGTGCAAGATGGTGTCGAGGGAGAGGGAAACATATGGATTTGCTTGGACATACCGATAGAGAAGATGGGGTTGGATGAGCTCGAGCGGGAGGAGGCATTCTTCAAAGAGTTGAGGAATAGAGTGGCCGTGCAGGTGGATGAGATGGGGATGCGGAGGGTCGCTAGTCCAGGGACGGAGCCAATGGTTACATTAAAGATGAGGATGATAGTTAGTGCTTTTCCAAGTCCACTGGAACCTGTATCAGCATCATATGCAGTAGTATTCATTTGTTCATGCACTTGCACTTGTTAATACAGCAACAGCTTGAGCTAATCGTGAAAACAAAGCATGACCCATAAGACAAAACTCCTAGCTGCATGTAAATCTCCTTCTTCTTGTCAGGGTTCTTAAATGTCTCATTCACAACATGATCAACATCTGAGCACCAAAGCCCAATCCCAAGTTTTCAAATAAACTTCATCCGACGACCCAGTGCACCGTGAAAATTGTTGGAGAAACTCTGGTTTTGGTTACTTGACCAAACAGAGGAGATGATCTTATTTATAGCAAGAACTCGTAGAGTCATTTTACAAATAGCTTTTCCAATGATTTGGATACAGATGAAAACGTAAGAGAGACATGTACCTAGTACAACAAGgaaattaaaaacaagaaacTTGGAAAAGACTTCCAACTGTAGCATACTTCTATCAACTGGAAAGTCCGGGATTGGCATGGATTATATTCAGGAGGAAAATAAGGACATGGGCTGTTCAGGAAAACAAGGGCATGGGCTGTTCTGCAACTATGCTTGATTTATGCAAAGGAAACATGAAGCTGAAATACTTGGCAGACACGCAGCGCTCGTCTCCTTCATCTTCGGCTGGTATACACCTTCCTCGGATGAAGTCAATACGCTCTCTTCTTGAAGGCTGCTTGTTCTGGCAGCCAGGTTGGGGTTCGGCAAGCAGGTCAtgttccttcttcttcctcttggtGTTCTGAAGCATCTTGTCTATTTCAGGGGTTTTCCCACGGAAGGCCCTATCGCCAAAGCTCTTGGGATCGATCTTGCACCAAAGAGACTCAGGCTCGCCGATGGGTTCGTGCGTGTCTCGTGGGCGAGAGTTGGTGGTCAGGACCAAACAGTGGGGCATgcattttataagttttgtcCTTTTTGTGTATTCGAGCATTTTCTTAAGGGGCATAACAGGTAAGAACGCCATTAAAaatcacgtggaagtcacgtgactcTATCTACTTCTGTCAAGATTTAACACCGAAGCTTGTTGGAATACCTGACATTGAATGATTTTGATAAATGCATACACTTAATCAAACATTTTGCAACATTGGTACTCTTAATTGAATAAGCGCAATAGTTTGAtccccttttgtgaagtttccccaaTTATTTAATGCAACCCGATGCTATTCAACTACTTTGAGAACTTTATTCAACTATTTTTCGTTCTTCTTTCACGAATATTATGGCAATCATTTTTACTTCTTCCAACTACTTCTCATAAACGCAAACACCCATAATCTAAATCTTCTTGTCTGAAACAAACCCAATGAAAACAAGAACACCcacaaaccaaaacaacaaactCCCATAAAAATCCAATctttaaagcaaaagaaaagaatacgCAAAAAGAAGAGTCACGTTTAACAACCAAAAAAGAAATCTATGCTCACAAAGAACATTGTAGAAATTAACTATAGGAATTTGAAGCTTTTACCTTGAATTACGTTGGGTATGGCAGCATTTTGTGGGTGAAGAGCTTGACAAAAATGTTGCCAAAGGAAGGTAGCTTGCTGGTGGTGAGATGGCTGCTCTTTTTAACTTGAGTGGTTGCCCAAATGATGGAGAAATCAGCTTCGGTttcagtttcaatttttttttgcccaaACGATGGCTGCTGTTTTTTACCTGAAAATGCAAGATCACACGATCAAAGAGAGAAGGATTGAAAAAGCAATTTTTCTTTCGTTACGTCTAAGCTTACGTCTAAGCTGTGAAATACTTTTATAGCATCTGGACCATTGAATACTTTTGTAGCATGTGTGCTGTAGTTAAAATAACAGCACATAAGCTAGATCCCTCACACACATTTTTCACTCAAAAAACTGGTAGCGCTTGGTCACATTCGAAGCCTTGGGATGTGTTTGGTAAATGGTTGTTgaagaatttttatttgaatagtagtaagaagtgattgatgtgatataaaatataaaaaaatttagaattgttttatagaaaactgaaaataatgggtttttttatttaaataataataaaaaattattgatgtgatataaaaaataagagcGTTGCCAAATACAATTTAAGGTTTTGTGtatttcttccatttttaacattttgttttttttttaagcaggCGTGGCAAAGAACTTTCAATCACAAACGTCCAACTGTTTCTTTTTCTAAGCTTTCTAACCAGTTGGGCTGGTTTCGTTAATCCAATACTAGTTATTGATTGGAACTTCAAAAAGTTCTGCTGTAGTGCACTCTGTAGAAATAGAATTACATGGACTTAATACgcatttgtttttcttgtctATTTAGAacaattattattgaatttatgatatttgttcacaattccttttttaaaaaaattatcactaAATTCATAATTTGTTCCATTTAGAATTTTAGAATAATGCTACTAATTCCTCTTGTCTTCCTCATGTctccccaaaattgatgtaacttttaaaattaccattaaatttgtgataagTCACTAATTTTGGACGGACACAAGGGAAACATTTAGCATTACTCagaattttatatttacattatctgttttaaataattattaataagaaataaattgcaagttatatttacatattttaaatgataattaaattttgttagcaatatttttaatatttttcataaattttgttaaattttttttcccccccgtCAGCTAAAActctggctccgccactgggTGGGCCTTACAGCTTCATTTTCTTAGGGTTACCCGAAgctaatgaaaaaattaaagatctTGATCCTTTTATATATCTAAGGGTGTATATATTGTCaagctatttaaaatttttaaatggctTGGCTCCATATAGACCactaaattaaacaaaatagaATTTAGAGTATGAAATTgttcattttcatttcacttgaaaaGTCTCTCTTTAACTTTTAgtatttgcatttgttaagaTGAGCATTCAAAGATGAAAACCATAGAATCATTTGactttggatatatatatatatataatgtgaatACTTAAAAATTATCCTATTTCAAATTGAACTAGTCTTTTCCCTTGGTCTATGTCGAACTTAATTACTACGATGGTAAGTTAAGGATGCTGAATGTCCTCCCTATTCAACCTAAAGAGTCAAGCACACTACTCTGCTCAACTAGCTAGTTCAATTCTCAATTGATCAACCCCATACAAACTAGGCTTGAAGAACCTAACACCCCGCTCAACCTATTGGGCTCCATTGATTAACCTCAGGCAGCTTAGGCTTGTCAAGCGTAACAACCCGGTTTACCTTAGGCATCAAAGCTTAACCCCATTTGAATTGGGCTTGTTGAGCATATCATTCCCCCTCAATTTTGGGCTTTGAATGTATAATCCCTATTCAAAATGAGTTCATTGAGGGTATCACCCGCTCGACAAGAGCATGCGTTGGGTTAACTTTCGTCCAAGAAAACTTATACTTTTCTTACTCGATCGTAAAACTGTTCTTTGAAAACTCGCTTTTAAAACATActtggaaaaaatacaatttaacttctcaaactactactctTTCTTTATATGACTTCTCAAACTAAAAAGGCTTGCACTCtgaccctccaaactaccaaaacctttgaaaaataccAATTTAGACGAAATATCCTCATAATACCATTGTcatgtgttatttttcaattaaaaaaataaaaaattaaaaaaaaaaattaaaaatattaaaaacaaaaaatctaaaatttatttttttatattttttatttttcaaaaatatattgtCTCCGAAGGGGTCACGGTTGGGAAATAATACCACCCCAAATacccatcctttttttttaaaaaaaaattaaaattaagaaataaaattttagtttatttattattttttaattttatttattattttaattgaaaaatgacacgtgataggggtattatagggatattttgccaaaatggacatttttcaaaggttttggcaGTTTGGGGGGCCTAAGTGAAAGCCTTGATAGTTTAGAAAGCTATCCGGAGAAATA contains:
- the LOC133854610 gene encoding (+)-neomenthol dehydrogenase-like, whose translation is MIQLIGANSGSLQTIFKQTSESASDCIRTNYYGTKQMSKELVPLLQLSNSARIINVSSSFGQLKHIPNENARKELGDVDGLTEEKVDKVVKGFLEDVKENLIQVKGWPANISAYIVSKAALNAYTRILAKKYPNIAINSVCPGYVKTNINQNTGVLTIEEGAKGPVMLALMPDGGHSGLFFDRTEVSTFL